GGGTTGCATATGCAATCTGGTAGCATTTTAGTGTAGTGCCAAGCAGATTGATACATACCGAAACTGAATCAGCAGCTCTTACGAGTCTATCGACAGGAACTCCAAGTGCCTGACAGGCACGGTAACAGTGATGATCTAAAAATGTCAGGAGAAGATCCACATGCTTGGTACTTCGACATGCCGATTAGTTGAGCCCATAGCAGTTGTTACTTACCACGGAAGCATTGAAGATACGAGCTCCGTCGATATGAAGCTTCAAGCCATGAGCCTTAGCAACTTCCCCAACCTTGTCAGTGTATTCTACAGTCAGACACTTCCCACCAGAACTGCAACAGCAACAACAAAAATACTCCATCAACCAGGTAACAAACAGAGTTCTACTAACAGAGAATGCAATTCACTCACTTTCCATGGGTATTCTCCAAGCAGATGAGCCTGGTGGTGGGGTAGTAGAGCGCCCCATCCGTGCTCCGGATGGCGGCGACGATCCTGTCGACGTCCATGGTGCCGTCGGGGTTGTTGGGGACGGTCCTGGGGTGGACGCCGCCGAGGGTGGAGATGCCGCCGTGCTCGTAGACGTGGACGTGGGAGTCGTCGCCGAGGATGACCTCGCTGCCCCTGGCGTCGCAGTGCGCGAGGACGGAGATGAGGTTGGCCATGGTGCCCGAGGGGACGAACAGCGCGGCCTCCTTGCCCATGATCCGCGCCATCTCCGCCTCGAAGCGGCAGGCCGTCGGGTCGGCGCCCAGCACGTCGTCGTCCACGTCCGCCGCGGCCATGGCCGCCCGCATGGCCTCCGACGGCTTGGTCACCGTGTCGGAGCGCAGGTCCACCACCTTGGTCGCCATCCCTTCTGCAGACTACAGTAGGATAACCGAGCGATCTCTCTATCAATTGTGAAGGCGCTGTGAAGCTGTGAACCACTCAAACTCCCAGCAGACATGATTTATATATTGAAGGATGGCGACATGATTTATATATACTCTAGAGAAAGCGAAAATGCCATACGGACGGCTCTGCTTTTGATTCGTTTTTGTACTGCATTGCAGCAGCTTAGCACGCAGCGGACGACGACGACATGGCAAACTCTATCCTTCCAACAACCACAGACTTTGGTGCCCGTACATGCCACTCATTTGCGCTGAGATTTTTCAGGAGCAGAGCGGCCA
This genomic window from Aegilops tauschii subsp. strangulata cultivar AL8/78 chromosome 4, Aet v6.0, whole genome shotgun sequence contains:
- the LOC109735079 gene encoding low-specificity L-threonine aldolase 1; translated protein: MATKVVDLRSDTVTKPSEAMRAAMAAADVDDDVLGADPTACRFEAEMARIMGKEAALFVPSGTMANLISVLAHCDARGSEVILGDDSHVHVYEHGGISTLGGVHPRTVPNNPDGTMDVDRIVAAIRSTDGALYYPTTRLICLENTHGNSGGKCLTVEYTDKVGEVAKAHGLKLHIDGARIFNASVALGVPVDRLVRAADSVSVCLSKGIGAPVGSVIVGSKAFIQKAKILRKTLGGGMRQVGVLCAAAEVGVRDTLGKLADDHRKAKVLADGLKKIKHFTVDLTSVETNMVFFDMADPRITPAKLCQALKQRSVLAMPTSSKSVRFVVHYQISDGDIQYALTCIEEAVEEILACDAKSERCSTNGTS